Genomic segment of Bubalus kerabau isolate K-KA32 ecotype Philippines breed swamp buffalo chromosome 6, PCC_UOA_SB_1v2, whole genome shotgun sequence:
ATCCCTCGTCACCTGCAGCTGGCTATCCGCAACGACGAGGAGCTGAACAAGCTGTTGGGCAAGGTCACCATCGCCCAGGGCGGCGTTTTGCCCAATATCCAGGCCGTGTTGCTCCCGAAGAAGACTGAGAGCCACCACAAGGCAAAGGGCAAGTGAGGCCGGTTTCCGGAAGTCCTACCCAGCTCTCCTGTAGAAGGGGCATCTGTAAAATCAAAAGGCTCTTTTCAGAGCCACCCACGCTTTCAATTAAAGAGTTGTTAACAGTAACTTTTGGATTCCAACCTTGTCGGTAGTAAACGGGGAGCCCAGTCTGGGTTGTGGTGGATCGTAAAACCTAGGACTTAAGCCAGGTGAAGGTAGGAAACTTGAGCGCGCCACGGTCGCTTCAGTTCTAAGTGCTCCGCGATGGTTTCTGTTTGGGAGTCGGATGTCTAGGGTTCAACACCAGTTGTTCCCCAGGCCTTTGCCCAACTTGAGGTCTAAGTATCAGCGGGATGTTCCCTCGCACACGCATACATCTCGGACACCCCAGTGTGTTAGGGAAGCGGACAGATTTGAAGAAGTTGACGGACCTGGGTGTTTGACTTAAATCTTAAAGGGATAAAGGTACCGTAGCGGTGGAGATAGAGGTCCCCAGTTCGGCTTTTGGAAACGGGATCTCGCGCCCTGCTGCGGGGGAGATAACTTTCCGATCTTTAAAGCACCGAAAGGAGGAAAACAAACCAAGATCCGTCCAGCCAACTAGGCTAGGGGACTTGGAAAGGTAACTGCGTTCAgggtgctgggggcgggggtggtgcaAACAGGTCGAGGTTCAGTTTGGGAGTTAGCGTAGAAAGCAAGAGGGTATCCTACGTAGTGTGTTCTAAGGGACTGAGAAGGAACATTGTCACAGCTGATCTCAAATATGACTCTCAccctgaaataaatgaaaaccgAGGAGGGGAAAAACTAGGCAAACGGGAAAGTAGAAAGGGAGGCGAATGGGTGGCGGGGTGGCGGGGTGGCGGGGCGGCGGGGGTAGGGAGGAATCGGCCCAAGCCAGTGGCGCAAAAGAGGATGACGTCTCAGCCAATGGATAGCCAGCGCGGGACTTTCAAGTATTGTCCCGCCCAACTGGGAAAAGACTGCCTATAAAGACTGCTGCAGCGGCCGCACCCCTGGTTACTCTTCCTGCGCGGCGCTGGTCCCGTAAGTTCGCCTCTTGGTTCGCTATGGCTCGTACAAAGCAGACTGCCCGCAAGTCGACCGGTGGCAAGGCCCCGCGGAAGCAGCTGGCCACCAAGGCGGCTCGCAAGAGCGCGCCGGCCACGGGCGGCGTCAAGAAGCCGCATCGCTACCGGCCGGGTACCGTGGCCCTGCGGGAGATCCGGCGCTACCAGAAGTCGACCGAGCTGCTGATCCGCAAGCTGCCGTTCCAGCGGCTGGTGCGCGAGATCGCGCAGGACTTTAAGACCGATCTGCGCTTCCAGAGCTCGGCCGTGATGGCGCTGCAGGAGGCGAGCGAGGCCTACCTGGTGGGGCTGTTTGAAGACACGAACCTGTGCGCCATCCACGCCAAGCGCGTGACCATCATGCCCAAAGACATCCAGCTGGCTCGCCGCATCCGCGGGGAGCGGGCTTAAGAAGTGTGCGCTGTGCTCGAGGTTCCATCAAATCCAAAGGCTCTTTTCAGAGCCACCCACGACTACACTTGAAAGAAGCTGTGTCACTTGTCCACGCTCTTTAGGCAGGCGTTCGCATACTCCGGGAGTGTAGGGCGCGCTCAAGACGGGAGGACCTTAGAGCGCGCAAAGCTCTGGACTCCCAACAGACATAAGCTAAAGGCCAGTTATCCACTCTAAACCCTTGCTCGCTGCTGCCTTCCCAGATGTCAGTAACTTAAGAGTTGGGTCAGTGTGCTTGTCTGGGCTGGCGGGTTGCCGCTGCTTCCCTGGGCGCCCTAGAACGTCCAACTTGGCTGCTTAGAGGTGGCCCTGTGTTTTCTTGTAGGTTGGGGCTGTTTTCCAGGGCCTTTGTGCTCCACTGTGGCCCACGATTGTAATTGTCCCGGGAGCAAGGTGAGCTGTGATTAAGTGCGGGGCGACTGGTGGTGTGGGGAGGTGGGTTGAGAGAAGGCGGAGTCACTTGGAAACGCTCGGGATTCGCGGGTCAAAGGGCTTTTGGGCGGCTGAGACCCGCGCACAGATTGGGAGTTAGCGTCCCCATCTTCTCACCGGTCCGGGCGCTTGGCACCCCTCATCCCCCGCCTCCGGAGGGATACCGCCACTCGGGTCCTGGCCCACTTCTGCCGAGTAAAGTGCGGCATTTCATCGCTTCAAGTGCCAGTAATTTGAAGCCTTACTCCCACCCTCTATTTCTCAAAAGCCGGGGATGAATGATAGGGTGCTTGTACAGACCCTAAAGCCACTTTGGCGAGCTGGGTGTTAAAGGGATTGCTTTCCTGCCCAGTTCCACAAAGAGACTCCTGGAGGCTATCGCTTCAACCTCTGGTAGTGTCTATATCTGTTTCATTCAGACATGTGGGAAGTCTCTTCTCAGGTTTTGGGTTACTcagtgaaaggaaagaaatagggcTCTGAGCTCAAGTTTGGGGAAGAGATCAAACAGGCAGAGTATGGTCTTCCTTTGGGGAAATGAAATCCTCCcccctcacctccccacccccgcacctCCCCCCGCCCATTTCccgccaccacccccccccccccagctccGCCCCCGTTAGGAAATAGTGAGAGTGGAGGCCTCAGATGATTCTTGTACCATTTGGgccgggggtgaggggtggggtgaaAGTGTAAGGCCTCTAATGGGCAGCAGAGTAGGGGCAAGGTCTTGCACAGCCCTTCTCCACAGATCTCAGACACAAAGGCTGTACAGGTCTTATCTTAACCTTCTCAGTCATCTATCTGAACTTGGACGAGGCCAAggcctgttttctgttttgtctcaGCACAGTGACAGGTTAAAAGCATTTGTTATAGAAGTCAGTGAGAATacagaggagggaaaaggaaaaatactttttttttttcttaagctttaattcagttcagttgctcagtcgtgtctgactctttgcgaccccatgaattgcagcacgccaggcctccctgtccatcaccaactcccggagttcactcaaactcatgtccatcgagtcagtgatgccatccagccatctcatcctctgttgttcccttctcctcctgcccccagtgcctcccagcatcagagtcttttccaatgagtcaacttttcgcatgaggtggccaaagtattgggaatttcagcttcagcatcagtccttccaatgaacactcaggactgatttcctttagaatggagtggttggatctccttgcagtccaagggactttcaagagtctttctgCTCCAGGGTCACAGCAATTTCCAGAGCATGCCTCCAGGTCTCTGCCTAGACCCTGATTACCTGCTTAGGCCCTCAGTGCAGGGTGGATCTAGGACCTGTGTCAGTACTCTGAGTTAAAAAGTAGTAACTTTTAAGGTGTGGTGGGGCACCACCTTTGCACTTATCATCTCATCCATCCTCATGGTAAAACTTTCAGGGACAAACAGACATAGGGCTTTCTGAGGTACAGCTTGAGGCTCTCAGTTGAGTGACttgatttgctggcatattgagtgcagcactttcacagtatcatcttttgggatatgaaatagctcagctggaattctatcacctccactaagcTAGTGATGCTTAGTTAGTGTAGTgatgtttgtagtgatgcttcctaaggcccacttgacttggcactccaggatgtttggctcgaggtaagtgatcacaccgttgtggttatctgggtcattaagatcttttttgtctatttcttctgtgtattcttgccacctcctcttagtatcttctgcttctgttaggtccatactgtttctatcctttattgtgcccatctttgcatgaaatattccattgGTATCTCCAATtgtcttgaagaggtctctagtctttcccagtctattgttttcctctatttctttgcattgatcactgaggaaggctttttttttttttttttttttttttatctctccttgctatcctttggaactctgcattcagatgggtatatctttccttttctcctttgcctttagcttctcttcttttctcagctatttgtaaggccttctcagacagcatttcccttttttgcatttcttgcgggttacacaacaacaacaaaaggaaagatCCTAACTTGAATAATCTGGTTTCAGAATTCATGCTCTCAATTTCCAACAAGAAGTGTAACTGATTAGTTCATTAGCTCCCTGCAGGCAAATCTATATGGGAAGCCAAACTACAATCAGAAAGATTGGAAGAGCCTGGAGGCAGATGACTTCAGTGGCTGCCATTACTCAACCAGGGTACCATTTCACTCTAAAGGCTACCTCATTACAAGAACTGGAAATGCTCACTAGAGAGTCAGGGTACCTCTGCCTTGGAGGGTATTTTGATGATTGCAACCCCCTtgttccctcctctcctccctcatTTCCAGCCCTCTTCTCTAATAAGGTTGTGGTAAGAAGTTACTTTGTTGTAATCATAGTCTTCTACTCTACTACCAGATAagaaatcccagagttcactaaatAGAAAGGCCAAATAAAGATGTTCAAACCACAGTTAATTGAATCCatttaaaacatgaaacaaaGAACAAGGGAAAGTGAGGAGCAAGGGGAAATTAACATACATATTAATAGAATAGGGTTCAATGATGGGGGAAGTACAACACTGTATCCAATGCTGAGTTAGTTTTCTGTCCTGTCTTGCTCGGTGGCATCAGCCTTCCCCATTGATGCTGCAGTTAAAAGGACTAGAGATGAGAGTGGACAAGGGGACTCAGCAGACAGAAGGTGCTTGATCCTAATTTAAGCTTGTTCAAAGAGATACAGGGGCAAGTGTGCCTGGCCGTTATTGTAATTCATCAATAACTTGCTGAGTAGCTATGGATTTCTCTGTTTAGCATGCAGAGGACATTGGGCAACAGTGGCTGTCACCAGTGGATGGCTGATAGAAGCCATGAATACTGGGCATTTCATGTATCTCATGAATATTTGATATGGTGCTTACTTGGTACTTCTGCCCttttatatatctatctatataggaAGAtgctctatttatttatatttaacatttctCACAGGATATGTTACCTACTTGTTATAACTTTCTACTCTTTATACACATTTTAACAGTCAAGTCAGCTGGCAAGTTTGATTCTTTAAGATGATTTCACATTTTTCTGCTCTAATTCTGAAAAATCTGGACCTGCCAACTTGTTCATACCCACCTTTACCCACTGTCTTCTTTGCTCTTTAAATTTTGACTACACTGACTCCCGCTTCCCCAGTTATGAAGCATAGAAGACCTACATTGGGTGAAATAGGCAGTAAATACACCAACTTAGGTTTCTATTTCATTACAAGACTTTCACATAGAAAGATTTCACTTTAATCTTTCAGAGATCTTCTCATTTGACCCTTGAATCATTTCTGTAAGAAAGTCAGGAATTCTCAGCAATATTACAATGAGAAAATGGGACTGTGGCAAAGTTAAGATTTTCCATGGGCCATTTAACCCAgaatctctcttcctttctccctcattCCCCATCCACCCCACATCTTCTGATTGTCTGGGTAGGGGTGGGGGCTGATATTGTACATGCTTATTTAAGATATTGGAACAATTCAAAACGTTAAATGATTATAACAAAAACCAACACCTATAAATCACTCAAATTTCTGTGAACATTCTTCCtgatagttttctatatatccatacatatttatatgtactgGTAATATTCTGTATTAATGATAATTCTATACTTCTGGCTCACATAGAGAAATAACATGTACATCAATAGTTTCAATATAAAGTTTGGAGTCGAATGTTTCAGAGGAAGAACGTTGTGAAAGATGACAGGCACATCTAGCCTTCAGGAGGATAATGCTGCTATTCAGAGAAGTTGGGAGTCTGGAAAGGTAAGGTAAGTCTTCGAACTGGTCCAGCGTGATGTCTGATTAGCCAGTGACACTTAAGTGCCTCTATCATCATGGTAATGGAAGTAGACATGCAGACTAAACAATCATTTGTATGCATGCATTGTACTGAAAGTCCTGAATCACCCATGGGAGGAACAAGCTGATAGCCAGGGCTGGCTTAAGGAGTATTTGAGCCACTCAGGAggtagaaatggaaaggaaattattttgttACCAAATTAGAGGTGAAATAGCATTATATTCCTCACTGTTACACAAACCAATGATATTTAGTAAAACAAATGATTTTTAGTAAAACAAGCTGACTACATTTTttattcatacatttttttttgccCCAAATGCTTTAAGGAAATAAGCAATTCTACCTTTTCCTCCTGTAATATTTTGTCCTAAAATTTTATTAGGATCATTcacttaaagttttctttttttttttttttttggtatcgaAGAATGCAAAATTTAACATATTGTAAGCAAATTAGGGCAACATATACTCAGattctaaatatttttgtttgatttaaagaaaaactgttaTTTAACCAGttgttctcaaactttaatgtgtttCAGAATCAACTGAAGGGTTTGTTAAAATACGAATTGCTAGATCTCActtcccagagtttctcatgcaACAGGTCTGGGGTTTGCAAAATCTGGGTTCAAGATTTTGGATTTCTAGCAATTCCCAGGTAAGCTGATGCTCTTAGACTAGATACCACACTTTGGGAATCACTAGTTTAGATAATAGATATGTCGCACCCTCCTTCCtttattctttgatttctcttcaaaattttgataatctccttcagaggatctcAGCGAGGATCAGATATATTCAATCTGCATtgcctttaaaatgaaaaaaaaaaaaatcatagtgatGTTTGAAATAGAAATGTCATCAGTTGCTGTTGAGATTTTAATTTGAAGGGAAGCTGAAAACATCTTGAACATTGAATCCTTTTGTTTACTTCTCACTTGGTCATCTTCACAAATGTTATTCTTGCCTTTCCCTCCCTgatcctccccctcccctttacTGTATATCTTATCAGGATGCCAGGCATTCTACTCCTTCTTAACAGCCTGATACAAGCCCCACCTCTACAGCCAAGCCTGATCATTTTCCAGCAGCCAGTGACCTCTGCTGTTAGGACTCCTATAATAATCATCATTTACATTTCGCATCATCCCAAAAATGTGACACCATGTACTTTtgggctgtgtgtgtatgtattttatgtattatttttctcccctagtccatagggctgcaaagagttggaaaccactgagcaactgagcattcaCTCCCTCATTCTGATAATAACCTCTTTAGGGCAGGTTTCCCATGCTTTGACTTTCTGGCATCTCCATTGCTAAGAACCATGTTTTAAACCTAGTTGACCAAGTGTTTGATGCTAATGAGAGCAGCCAAGTGTGGAGACCAATAAAGCAATATCTTTTGCGAATTGACAGAATTTCTTCTGTAGGATTTTTTTGGGAGCTACAGACAAGCCAAATTTAGCTGTAAAATCATAGGcctggaacattaaaaaaaaaaccttttacttGCAAATATAATAGCTGCAAAACTATAATTAGGTTTAAGAACAAGAGGTGTGGACCTATACTTCAATTCAACTTAGGGCAATTTAGCAGTGGTAGTATAAAGACTATGTAtctctatatataaaaatttgcttttgccttcttaaaaattaaactgcTTTCTGTATTGATGGTATGTTTCTGACAGTCTCTTACTCTAAGCTGCAACAGGCCTTAATGGAAAAATCACATACCAGAGTTTTCTTTCTTGAAGACGTGTTTTCACATTAAAGTTACGCACTCTGCTCAGCTTTTGAAAATTCgtatttgtttctgcattttatcTTTGTAATATCAGCGAAAGACAAATCTCTTAAATCTTTAAATTCTTCCTTGAatgttgtacacacacacacactactctcAGCAGCTTATTGTGAGAGGCCTTTAGCATAAAAAGCACAGGACACCAAAAATACCTTGCATACACTGGTCAGATAATTTCCAAATGTGTTTAAAACTCAATGAGCCCACCTCTGACCTAGCAACCCCTTATTTGCTTCATTTTTGAATGGTCGGTTACTGGATTTATTTCTTTGCTAATGCTCTTGCACCTTCCCAAGTAAGATTGTAATGCCAATTACCACCACCCAGTGTGATCACCAGAGCTGGAAAGTGAA
This window contains:
- the LOC129654806 gene encoding histone H3; its protein translation is MARTKQTARKSTGGKAPRKQLATKAARKSAPATGGVKKPHRYRPGTVALREIRRYQKSTELLIRKLPFQRLVREIAQDFKTDLRFQSSAVMALQEASEAYLVGLFEDTNLCAIHAKRVTIMPKDIQLARRIRGERA